The bacterium genomic sequence GTGGCCGACTATCGCCCGGTCCATGCCGCACCCGGCAAGCACCACGAACCCGCCATTACGGTCCGGCTCGAACGGACGCCGGATATCCTGAAAGAAGTGAGCCGGCGCCATCATCATGCGCTCGTTATCGGCTTCTCGCTGGACGATTCTGCGGCGCGGGCGCGGACCAAGCTTGAAGACAAACGCCTTGACCTGATTGTCGCCAATCCCTTCGCCACCGCCGGCTCGGGCGCCATCAGAGCCCGGCTCGCCACCCGCAGCGGGAGGCCGCGCAACCTGAAGCCGATGTCCAAACCCGATTTCGCCCGCGTGCTCGTGGGCGAGGTGGCGGAACTGCTCCACGGAAGGACGAAGAAATGAGCCCCGAGACCGCTCCTGAGTCTTCGCTCCGCAAACCCCCGCAGGCGCTCGAGGCCGAGGCGGCGGTCATCGGGGCGATGTTGCTCAATCCCGACACTGTGCCCACCGTGCTCCAGTACCTGAAACCCCATGACTTCTATCTCCAGACCCACCGTCGGGTCTACGAAGCCGTCATCACTCTGTTCGAACAGAACTCGCCGACCGACATCGTCACCGTCACCACCGAGCTGAAACGGATGAAAGAGCTCGAAGCCATCGGCGGACAGTCCTTCCTGTCCGCGCTGCTCGACGGCGTGCTGACCACCGCCAACTGCGAGGAGTACGCCCAGCTCGTACTCGAGAAGTCCGTGCAGCGCCAGCTCATCAGCACCGCGACCGAAATCGTCCAGGCCAGCTACGACGAATCGCGCCGGGCCAACGAACTGGTGGAAGAAGCCGAACAGAAGATATTCAACATCCGCGAGGCGGGCTCCCGCCGCGGCTTCGCCAACATGAAGGACCTGCTGAAAGTCGAGATGGAGCGGGTTGAGAAAGCGATGGCCGACAAGAAGCTGATAACCGGCATCGAGACCGGCTTCACCGATCTGGACGAAAGAACCAGCGGGTTCCAACCCGGGGACCTCATCATCATCGCCGGCCGCCCCGGCATGGGCAAGACCGCCTTTGCGCTCAGCATTGCCGCAAAAGCCAACACCCGTCGCCCGGTTCCAACCGCGATATTCAGCCTTGAGATGTCGGCCGAGGCCCTGACGCAGCGGCTGATGTGCTCGGAGGCGGGTCTGAGCATGCACTCGCTGCGCCGCGGCATGCTGACTCCGCGCCAGCGTACGCGGCTGGCGGCCACGCTCGGCGGGCTGTACGAAGCCCCGATCCACGTGGATGACACGCCCGGGCTGACTGCGCTCGACATGCGTGCCCGCGCCCGGCGACTGAAGTCCCAGGGCCCCCTCTCCATGGTTATCATCGACTACCTGCAGCTGATGGAGGCGACCACCCGGCGACGTGAGGCCAATCGCCAACAGGAAATAACCGAAATCACTCGCGCGCTCAAGGCCATGGCCAAGGAGCTGGAGATCCCGGTTGTCGTGCTCTCCCAGCTTTCCCGGGCGACCGAGAAACGTGACGACCGCCGGCCCCAGCTCGCCGACCTGCGCGAGTCCGGCTCAATCGAGCAGGATGCGGATGTGGTGCTCTTCCTCTTCCGTCCGGCAATGTATCAGAAAGGCGAGAACGTCGACCCCAACATCGAGCACGAGGCCCATCTCGACATTGCCAAGCAACGCAACGGACCGACCGGCGAGATTCCGCTGACCTACCTGCCTGAGTGCATGCGCTTCGAGAACCCCGCCGGCCGCGAGATGCAGGGACCGCTGGGCCCGCCCGAGGAAGAAGAAGCCGAGGACGTCCTGCCGGAATGAGAACGGCTAACAGCCTACAGCCAACAGCTAGCAGCTCGGATACGTTTCCCGGTTCCAGGTCTGCAGTTCATCCCTCATCCTTCATCCTTCATCCTTACGCATGAAGTCTTCTGCTTTCGTCTGCCAGAACTGCGGGTTCGAAACTCCGCGCTGGCTGGGCCGGTGTCCGTCCTGCGGCCAGTGGAACACGCTGGTCGAGGAACAGCGGGTGGCGAAACGCGCGGGCAAGGTCAACGAGCGCGTGCGCGTCGCGACGACCGGCGCCCGTCCGGTCAAACTCAGCCAGGTCGTTTCCAGGTCGGCCAAGCGTACTTCGACCGGCATCGGCGAGCTTGACCGCGTTCTCGGCGGCGGGCTCGTTCCGGGCTCGCTCCTGCTCATCGGTGGCGAGCCCGGCATCGGCAAGTCGACCCTGACGCTGCAGGTCTGCAACGAACTCGCCAAGGCCGGCACCAAGGTGCTCTACGTCACCGGCGAAGAATCGGCCGAACAGGTCCGCCTCCGCGCCGAACGGTTGTCGGCAAAGGCTGACAGCATCTACATCCTCTGCGCGATTGACCTCGACGAGATACTGGGCGCGGCCGATGAAGTGCAGCCCGGCCTGCTCGTCGTCGATTCCATCCAGACGATGTTCCGTTCGAGTCTCACGAGTGCGCCGGGCAGCGTCGGCCAGGTCCGCGAGTGCACGGCCGAGATGCTCCGCCTGGCCAAGTCGCGCACCGTGACCACGTTCATCGTCGGCCAC encodes the following:
- the dnaB gene encoding replicative DNA helicase, encoding MSPETAPESSLRKPPQALEAEAAVIGAMLLNPDTVPTVLQYLKPHDFYLQTHRRVYEAVITLFEQNSPTDIVTVTTELKRMKELEAIGGQSFLSALLDGVLTTANCEEYAQLVLEKSVQRQLISTATEIVQASYDESRRANELVEEAEQKIFNIREAGSRRGFANMKDLLKVEMERVEKAMADKKLITGIETGFTDLDERTSGFQPGDLIIIAGRPGMGKTAFALSIAAKANTRRPVPTAIFSLEMSAEALTQRLMCSEAGLSMHSLRRGMLTPRQRTRLAATLGGLYEAPIHVDDTPGLTALDMRARARRLKSQGPLSMVIIDYLQLMEATTRRREANRQQEITEITRALKAMAKELEIPVVVLSQLSRATEKRDDRRPQLADLRESGSIEQDADVVLFLFRPAMYQKGENVDPNIEHEAHLDIAKQRNGPTGEIPLTYLPECMRFENPAGREMQGPLGPPEEEEAEDVLPE